Proteins from a genomic interval of Bradyrhizobium sp. CCBAU 53340:
- a CDS encoding phospholipase C, with amino-acid sequence MKSRFLTTAAIFAAATTLACSIPVFADDFDRDHDSDHRHPHHIHTETPIKHLVIIFNENRSFDHYFATYPNAANPSGSIPFAPKPHTPKVNNLANANLLVNNPNNNPANGTGATDPFRLDRTQANTRSQNHAYTPEQEAVDNGKEDLFPKFTGRGTAGGAGAFGTNGQVMGYFDGNTTTALWNYAQHFAMSDNAWTDTFGPSTPGALEVVAGQTNGAVNIVGTSTQTVPDGQGGLTLIGDTDPGIDACSSTTSTVLMNGKNIGDLLNDEHISWGSFMGGFDLTLKNANGTTGCARSTFSTVIGAATADYIPHHAWFQYYKSTANPTHARPSSVRAIGHTHDFNGKVDPANHNYDLEDFYAAVKAGNFPAVSYIKTPAYQDGHAGYSDPLDEQVGTVELVNFLQKQPEWRETAVIITYDDSDGWYDHQYVAPKTASYDPTADQVNGPGLCGLGPQTQPAPNGLGGKPVNGRCGPGTRIPFIVVSPYAKTNHVSRTYISQASVVRFVEDNWLHGKRLGAGSFDATSGSIMDLFDFEHDHSHDLRIDALFLDPTTGTVMVSPPDEHHHH; translated from the coding sequence ATGAAATCCAGATTTTTGACGACGGCTGCGATCTTCGCGGCCGCGACGACGCTTGCGTGCAGCATTCCGGTGTTCGCGGACGACTTCGACCGGGATCACGATAGCGATCATCGCCATCCGCATCACATCCATACCGAAACGCCGATCAAGCATCTCGTGATCATCTTCAACGAGAACCGCTCGTTCGACCATTATTTCGCGACCTATCCGAACGCTGCCAATCCCTCGGGCTCGATTCCCTTCGCGCCGAAGCCGCATACACCGAAGGTCAACAATCTCGCCAACGCCAATCTGCTGGTGAACAATCCGAACAACAATCCGGCGAATGGCACCGGCGCAACCGATCCGTTCCGTCTTGATCGTACCCAGGCCAATACGCGCTCGCAGAACCACGCCTATACGCCCGAGCAGGAGGCCGTCGACAACGGCAAGGAAGACCTGTTCCCGAAATTCACCGGCCGCGGCACTGCCGGCGGCGCCGGCGCGTTCGGCACCAACGGTCAGGTGATGGGCTATTTCGACGGCAACACGACCACCGCCTTGTGGAATTACGCCCAGCACTTCGCCATGAGCGACAATGCCTGGACCGACACGTTCGGCCCGTCGACCCCGGGCGCGCTCGAAGTGGTTGCGGGTCAGACCAACGGCGCGGTGAACATCGTCGGTACGTCGACGCAGACCGTTCCCGATGGCCAGGGCGGCCTGACACTGATCGGGGACACCGATCCGGGCATCGATGCCTGCTCGAGCACGACCAGCACCGTATTGATGAACGGCAAGAATATCGGCGACCTGCTGAACGACGAGCACATCAGCTGGGGCAGCTTTATGGGCGGCTTCGACCTGACGCTCAAGAACGCCAACGGAACGACCGGATGCGCACGTAGCACCTTCTCGACCGTGATCGGCGCCGCCACCGCGGATTACATCCCGCATCACGCTTGGTTCCAGTACTACAAGTCGACCGCCAACCCGACCCATGCGCGGCCGAGTTCGGTGCGCGCGATCGGCCATACGCATGACTTCAATGGCAAGGTCGACCCGGCCAACCACAATTATGATCTCGAAGACTTTTACGCTGCGGTGAAAGCCGGCAACTTCCCGGCCGTCTCCTACATCAAGACGCCGGCCTATCAGGACGGTCATGCCGGCTATTCGGACCCGCTCGACGAGCAGGTCGGCACTGTCGAGCTGGTCAACTTCCTGCAGAAGCAGCCGGAATGGCGTGAGACCGCCGTCATCATCACCTATGACGACTCCGACGGCTGGTACGATCACCAGTACGTCGCGCCGAAGACCGCGTCCTACGATCCGACTGCCGATCAGGTCAACGGTCCGGGCCTGTGCGGCCTCGGTCCGCAGACGCAGCCGGCACCGAACGGCCTTGGCGGCAAGCCGGTGAACGGCCGCTGCGGTCCTGGCACCCGCATCCCCTTCATCGTGGTCTCGCCCTACGCCAAGACCAACCACGTGAGCCGCACTTACATCTCGCAGGCTTCCGTCGTGCGGTTCGTCGAGGACAACTGGCTGCATGGCAAGCGGCTGGGTGCCGGTTCGTTCGATGCGACCTCGGGGTCGATCATGGACCTGTTCGATTTCGAGCATGACCACAGCCATGACCTCCGCATCGATGCGCTGTTCCTCGATCCGACAACGGGCACGGTGATGGTCAGCCCGCCGGACGAGCACCATCACCACTAG